In a genomic window of Ipomoea triloba cultivar NCNSP0323 chromosome 3, ASM357664v1:
- the LOC116013659 gene encoding BTB/POZ domain-containing protein NPY3, protein MKFMKLGSKPDQFQSEGDNIRYVATELATDVVINVGDVRFYLHKFPLLSKSSRLQKLVASSNEDSNDEINIHDIPGGPAAFEICAKYCYGMTVTLNAYNVVAARCAAEYLEMYETVDKGNLIYKVEVFLTSSIFRSWKDSIIVLHTTKSFLPWSEELKIVSHCLDSVAFKASIDPSKVEWSYTYNRKKLPSENRDDSHWNGVQKLHMVPNDWWVEDLCELSIDLYKRVITSIKSKGQTSADIIGEALKAYAYRRLPGFSKGGAVQGSDPVKYRHVVDTITGLLPPEKNSVPCSFLLKLFQASITLDCGETQRRELMRRIGLQLEDATVADLLIQAPKDEQTVYDIGIVHDLVEQFLMQEQRFQVECTADNEFQDMCPVFTSDASKAKVARLVDGYLTEVAKDPNLPLSKFVDLAEMVSGFPRPSHDGIYRAVDMFLKEHPGITKSERKKICRLMDCRKLSVEACMHAVQNERLPLRVVVQVLFFEQVRSATSSDEGSTSTLPGSIRALLPGGSHGSSRTTTTNTEEDWDAVPTAEELKALKGELATLKLRDGAGSNDGQATNDAKTSAEKAATNKVKNLIVSKKIFSKLWSNKDRHSENSSSDTSDSPASTTGDETKSTPSRSRRHSLS, encoded by the exons ATGAAGTTCATGAAACTTGGGTCCAAACCTGATCAGTTTCAGAGCGAAGGCGATAATATCAG GTACGTAGCGACTGAATTGGCAACTGATGTGGTTATCAACGTCGGGGATGTGAGATTTTATCTACACAAG TTTCCTCTTCTGTCCAAGAGTTCTCGCTTGCAAAAACTGGTTGCCTCTTCAAATGAAGATAGCAACGACGAGATTAACATCCACGATATTCCCGGTGGACCGGCTGCATTTGAAATTTGTGCAAAGTATTGTTACGGCATGACAGTTACCCTTAATGCCTACAACGTGGTTGCTGCTCGATGTGCAGCCGAGTACCTGGAGATGTATGAAACAGTTGACAAAGGAAACCTTATCTACAAGGTTGAAGTCTTTCTTACGTCCAGCATTTTCAGGAGCTGGAAAGACTCGATTATTGTTCTTCATACAACCAAATCTTTTCTTCCTTGGTCGGAGGAGCTGAAAATTGTTAGCCATTGCCTTGACTCCGTCGCTTTTAAAGCATCAATTGACCCCTCCAAGGTCGAGTGGTCATATACCTATAACCGTAAGAAGCTTCCATCTGAAAACCGGGACGATTCTCACTGGAACGGAGTCCAAAAGCTACACATGGTCCCGAATGACTGGTGGGTAGAGGACCTTTGTGAGCTGAGTATAGACTTATACAAACGAGTCATAACGAGTATAAAGTCGAAGGGGCAAACATCTGCTGACATAATCGGAGAAGCGTTGAAAGCATATGCTTATAGGAGGCTGCCCGGGTTCAGCAAGGGGGGCGCAGTACAAGGAAGCGATCCTGTCAAGTATCGGCACGTGGTCGACACGATTACAGGCTTATTGCCCCCCGAGAAAAACAGCGTTCCCTGCAGTTTCTTGCTCAAACTGTTCCAAGCATCCATCACTTTGGATTGCGGGGAAACACAGAGACGAGAGCTGATGAGAAGGATCGGGCTGCAACTGGAAGACGCTACCGTAGCTGATCTTTTAATTCAAGCACCCAAAGACGAGCAAACCGTATATGATATCGGCATAGTACACGACCTAGTCGAGCAGTTTCTGATGCAGGAACAACGTTTTCAGGTCGAATGCACAGCAGATAACGAGTTCCAGGATATGTGCCCCGTGTTCACTTCAGATGCTTCAAAGGCTAAGGTGGCTAGGCTAGTTGATGGCTACCTTACCGAAGTTGCAAAAGACCCCAATTTACCATTGTCGAAATTCGTTGATCTTGCAGAGATGGTATCTGGATTCCCCAGACCGTCACATGATGGAATTTACCGCGCAGTTGACATGTTTCTCAAG GAACATCCTGGGATCACTAAAAGTGAAAGGAAAAAGATATGTCGGCTTATGGATTGTAGGAAGCTATCGGTGGAGGCCTGCATGCACGCTGTGCAAAACGAGCGGCTTCCACTGCGAGTGGTCGTACAGGTTCTGTTCTTCGAGCAAGTAAGATCTGCAACATCATCCGACGAGGGCAGCACTTCCACCCTCCCGGGATCAATCAGGGCGCTGCTACCGGGAGGGTCCCACGGGAGCTCGCGGACCACTACAACCAACACCGAGGAGGATTGGGACGCTGTGCCCACAGCCGAGGAGCTCAAGGCTTTGAAAGGCGAGCTCGCGACTCTGAAGTTAAGGGACGGAGCAGGAAGCAACGACGGTCAGGCTACGAACGATGCGAAAACCAGCGCTGAAAAGGCGGCCACGAACAAAGTAAAGAACTTAATCGTGTCGAAGAAGATCTTCTCGAAGCTGTGGTCGAACAAAGATAGGCACAGCGAAAACAGCAGTTCGGATACCTCAGACAGCCCTGCATCAACCACCGGGGACGAGACGAAGTCCACTCCGTCGAGAAGTAGGAGACACTCCTTGTCTTAG
- the LOC116013660 gene encoding casein kinase II subunit alpha-2-like: MAVRPFGFIIPRHHRNRHLPPISTSFSSTLIRSLSSRASLPLTLQQVKPPPQSKQLSPTSEKLAQKIGKAIRRPGAPSKSRVYSDVNVTRPKEYWDYESLTVQWGEQDDYEVVRKVGRGKYSEVFEGIHTKNNEKCVIKILKPVKKKKIKREIKILQNLCGGPNIVKLLDIVRDQHSKTPSLIFEYVNNTDFKVLYPTLSDFDVRYYIYELLKALDYCHSQGIMHRDVKPHNVMIDHERRKLRLIDWGLAEFYHPGKEYNVRVASRYFKGPELLVDLQDYDYSLDLWSLGCMFAGMIFRKEPFFYGHDNYDQLVKIAKVLGTDELNAYLTKYHLELDPHLTALVGRHSRKPWTKFINSENHHLAVPEAIDFVDKLLRYDHQERPTAKEAMAHPYFYPIRNAESSRTRTQ; this comes from the exons ATGGCCGTAAGGCCTTTTGGATTCATCATTCCTCGCCACCACCGCAACCGTCATCTCCCTCCAATTTCGACGTCGTTTTCGTCCACTCTCATCCGCTCTCTCTCTTCTAGGGCGTCGCTTCCTCTCACGCTCCAACAGGTCAAACCGCCGCCTCAATCGAAACAGCTATCGCCGACGTCGGAAAAGCTGGCGCAGAAGATAGGAAAAGCCATTCGCCGCCCGGGCGCGCCCTCAAAGTCCCGGGTTTATTCCGATGTTAATGTTACCCGCCCCAAAGAGTATTGGGACTACGAATCACTTACGGTTCAATGGGG GGAGCAGGATGATTACGAGGTGGTTAGGAAGGTCGGAAGGGGAAAGTATAGTGAGGTTTTCGAGGGCATCCACACCAAAAATAATGAGAAATGCGTAATTAAAATCCTTAAGCCCGTTAAGAAGAAAAAG ATTAAGAGGGAGATTAAAATCCTCCAAAATCTATGTGGTGGACCAAATATTGTGAAGTTGCTGGATATTGTTAGGGATCAGCATTCAAAGACTCCAAGTCTCAtttttgaatatgtgaataaCACAGATTTTAAAGTGCTTTACCCCACTCTGTCTGACTTTGATGTTCGATATTATATTTATGAACTTCTCAAG GCATTGGATTATTGCCATTCTCAAGGAATCATGCACCGTGACGTGAAGCCTCATAATGTTATGATTGATCATGAGCGTCGGAAGCTTCGGTTAATAGATTGGGGACTTGCAGAATTTTATCATCCTGGAAAGGAGTATAATGTCCGCGTGGCTTCTAG ATATTTTAAAGGCCCTGAACTCCTTGTTGATTTACAAGACTATGATTACTCATTGGACCTGTGGAGTCTTGGTTGCATGTTTGCAGGAATG ATATTCCGCAAGGAACCATTCTTTTATGGGCATGACAATTATGATCAACTTGTCAAGATTGCTAAG GTATTGGGGACTGATGAATTAAATGCTTATCTAACCAAGTATCATTTGGAATTAGATCCACACCTCACAGCCCTTGTTGGCAG GCATAGCAGGAAACCATGGACAAAGTTCATCAATTCTGAGAATCATCATTTAGCTGTCCCTGAG GCAATTGACTTTGTGGACAAGTTACTTCGCTATGATCACCAGGAAAGGCCAACTGCAAAGGAAGCTATG GCCCATCCATACTTCTATCCCATAAGAAATGCCGAGAGTAGCAGAACTCGTACACAGTAG